The segment TAGATCGTCGACCACATCACACGCGGTACACAATCCTTTATGAGCTGGGCAAGTGGCGGTGCAGGGGGGAGAAGTCAGAATATAAGATTTTACCCTTGTATCCAATGCCACTGTACTGTTTTGGCAGTGTTACTCTAAACTTCAGTATTTGCAACCACTACTTGAATTTAATAGACATAAATATTTTCTTGATTGTATGTTTCAATTTTGCTAAGTGTTGTTATTTCTTGGTAAGTTACCACAGTTCGTTTGATAGACTTTTGGAGAGCTTTTTGAGAAGGAACAACTggagcattttcattttaaatgaatcaagGGTTTTCTTTCACTGCCAATAATATCTCTTCCATAGCTGTCGTAAGCCTTTCCAAGCCAACTGCAACACACATAGGCAAGTTACCAAAGATTTATTGCCCTAACACTTTGTCATGAAGTAATTTAGAACAAGAGAAAAAAATCCTGTGAGCGTCAAGAAAGCTATTCAAGAAAAGACTTAATTTAAGAGGATTATACAGGGTGTGCAGGAATTGTGAATGAAAGGCTTGGGGTTGAGGATCTGAGTGTTGGCAGGTTATATTGAGCCTATACTCGACTAAAGATGTGACAGCTGCAGTTTATATAACTGTagaaatattttgattttgtagttgtaataataattcattaataattcaccaatgtgcagcacccacctggatgatgcgacggcagtcatattgcgccagaacgcccaccacacaccatcttattggtggagaggagagaagCCAAATTACGAAGCCAATTAatacatatggggatgatttGATGGGCGAGTTTGGCCATGATGCcagggttacacccctactcttattcgaaggacatcctgggatttttaatgaccacagagagtcaggacctcggtttaacgtgtcatccgaaggacggtgcttttttacagtttagtgtccccatcactataatggggcattaggacccacacagaccacagggtgagcaccccctgctggcctcactaacacctcttccagcagcaacctagtTTTTTCCAGGAGCgctcccatccaggtactgaccaggctcaacCCTACTTAGCTCCAGTTGTGAGGTATACAATAAGGCAAAACAAGCAAAGTTAAGTTTGTGGTACTAAGCCTGATGTACGTTTGGAGATCTATCAatgattcaccctcatgtcagtcGAAAtctgtgactctttcttcagtggaacacaaaagacgatattttgagacaggttttgtgtccatacaatggaagtcaatgggggtcaaagTTGAttggttaccaaaattcttcaaaatatattttttgtgttctgcaaaagaagtcatacaggtttgaaacgacaagagggtgaataaatgaggaaagaaTTTTCAATCTTAGGTGAACTacccaaaaaacacaaaagaagatattttgaagaatgtcggtaatggcagcacttctattgtatggacacaaaaccaatgcaagtccattgttcggttaccaacattcttcaaaatatcttaatttgtgttctgcagaacaaagaaagtcatacaggtttgaaattacacgagggtgagtaaatgatgaaataagtttccttttggatgaactatccctttaaagtcttTAAACTGTCTgaatttacagtaataaaagtGTTTGGAGTGAGTCTTGGTCTTAGTGTCGCCCTCCCCACCCCAGTGTTTCTGTTCCAGCTCCTAGACTTAATCCAGGCATAGCTTTAGTGTTTGGTGGGTGTTGGAGAGCTGTCAGTCTGTGGTCGGCCTGCATGATATTGAGGGCTGCAGGCTTCAGCTCTGTCCACCACGCTGCTATGTTTGAACTTAATTACAGCCAGTCGGCCCTGTCATTACAGCCCAGAGCAGCCGAGCGACGGCCGGCCCGTAGGTAGTGGCGGCACAATCCCAAACAACAGCGTGCAGTCACACTCGCTGGCTCTCACGGGCACAGCGAACACACTTTGGGAATGACACAGACTTATCCAAACCACGCGGAGGCAAACAGAAACACTCATGCAAGCAGGACCGTTGTCACGCACGCCACATTGCCACAATCAAAATCCCTTCCTCTCAACAGACAGATTATCACACATGTACAACAGTCAAACATAATGATTCTGCACCTTATCAAAGTTGAATCATTGTCAGATCAGGTCCTGACTGAGATGGGAAGTGACACATGGCTGGAGTTAAAGGAATTATTCATCGAAAAGTAAAAAATCCTCCCATTATTTACTCTCATCATGACATTCCAAAGCCATCTgctgttgttttttctgtatGTGGTAACCGAACACAACAAACCATTTTTGAGACAAGCTTAAAGGGATTattcaaccaaaaatgtaaattcggTCATGGTTTACACACCctctgttgtcatttcaaaactttatgactttatttcttccacagaacacaaaagaagatattttgaagaaagcatcggcacccattcacttctattgtatgcacacaaaaccagtgcaaatCAATGAGTGCCGTCGTTGTTcagtttccaacattcttcaaaatatcttcttttgcgttctgccgaataaagaaagtcatacaggtttaaaatgacaagaaggggagtaaatgatgaccgaattttcattttgggatgaATCATTTTAAGGGTAGGCAAGTTATCAGTAAATGAGTTGAATTTTAGTTTCAGAAGTTTGTTTCTCACACAAAGCTGTTGAATAACGTGCAATATAGCGCACAAGTCACACAGCCATGCTTTTATGATAATCTAAGATATTCTTTGGACTTGATAGCCCCAGATCTTTTGGTTTGTAGGTGAACTATACTCAGGGAATGTGAGGAAAACCAAGGAGTGCCACTGCACTGCAGGTCTAGACGGCAAAGCTCCGCTTGAGATTCTATCCGGAAGTGTGTGGTTATAGGAATAGCTATTATTACTCTCTTATGcctttaaataaatgataataaaaaggCTGGCGTGTTTATTTCTAGCAGCCGTCAGCctggaaaagaaagaaaagacgaAAGGGAACGCGCAGACATCTTCTCCATGACACACAAAGACATTAAGTGGTAATTACAGAGAGAGACGAGATTTCTATTCTGACCACAGAGGACAGCGATGTCTACTACTATAGAGGGGCGCCGGTCTTATTAAAGCCCCCCAAAATGGGATCATATCACCAAGAGCCCCCCCCCCGCCTTTGTCTAATGTCTAACTCTCCAGACCTTTTGTTGTTGACTGTGGTATACTATGACCGTTCTacctcaaacaaacacacccacctacccacccacaacatgcacacacacaaaagagacAGCCGAGCTCTGTCTCTGATCTTGTGATCAATGTGTGATGAGGGTCTGCGCTGGTGCCACAAAACAAATTCCTGACATTCTAGGATAATTCAAACGTTTCACGGCACTGTTTTTGCGCCCATGAGAGGCAGCCCTCCGAAATGGAAAATGCCACCATGTCATGGCAATCTCTTCCCATTGTCTCTCTCTTTAATCAGCACTCATCTGTGGCTCTAAATATCCCCGTGGTGTACATCCACGCCTGGGAAAATGCAGCTCTTTGCCCCGTCGGTGCCGGAACGCTTCATCACACCGCACTGTCTACCCGCACTGATCGGTCATGATGATGACAGAAGAATATTCATGTGCAGGAGCCAGGGTTGTGCGCTCCTTCTGAATTGACCATTTTAAATTCTAGTTTGGTTCATGAATATGAGGAAGTTGAATGCATGACTTGAGAATGAAATTCGAACATATGCGCTTAATTTTTATTGTTGTCTCTTAGTATGAAATAATGatcatacagtataatattgtcgctgtccttctaaaacctcatatgtccaaattcgctgtttttcaagaAATGGAGAAACACTGCgccttttaaatgattaaatactgtgttgtcaaagttgacaagcactttttaatactttttagatatttgcaaaacccagtgacaaacataaagcgtgactaataataatgctttatggcaaaaataaaaatcatgaaatatggagatatgaggttccAGAAGGACTGCaccattatataataatatatacatttttaaatcctGAAACATTTTAGTCTTTGTAAATTTCCTCTTAATGTCAGTTCAAGTCCAGTTCAGTGTTGTGAGTCATTGtttctaaattattttatacaaactTACATACAATTCTAGAGGctggaaaagcatttctttAGGTCTGCTTCATCTTGATGCAAGCGTTTGATTCAGGGCAGAGGAGTTGGGGACAACACTTGGTCTGTATATAGGAATTAAAAGGTTGAATGGAGTTTTATGAGGTTCTAtaaatttcattttcaaaagagTGTGTATGGCTGCATATGTCCACTCGCCTACCCTGTGGTTAAGAGGGGCCACCATGAAGCCTTTGTGCTCTGTGGGTTTACCATGGGAAAATTCTCAAAACAAATAACTCACCCGGTGACCCATCAGTGTTAAAAATCACTTGTGAGAGCTGTGGATTGTGCTGCATGGGTGCGGTGCAGCCTTCAGGAACTGCGTGTTTGTTTTATCTTGGtccaaatgttaaaaaacagctaTTTTCAGGCTAAAGAAagcaaataaacacacattccGTTGCAGACAATGGGGGTTGTGAACACGGTCTGACAGCTCTACCACAAGCTGCCAGCTGGGGCATGTTAAGATATGGGCACTGTGAGGACATCACTTgtacaatacttttttttagagcAGATCTTGCCTCCCAAATTTCATTTGAGCCCttaaaaattcaacaaataaataatgtgtTCATCACGCTGACATCTACAAGAACAATAATGTATACAGGCACTTGTTGAAGTGTTTGGCACTGCCAGTCTCCTTCGGGGATTTTGCTCCCTCTTCTGGTGATGCTAAAAGATGCACTTTCTTCACTATCATCTCAAAGTATAGACGAGAATCAAAAGGGCAGAAGAGAGTGACCTAAAAGGCCATTTTCAGAAAGGTGCAGTATCCACCTGGTAGAAAACATCGATGTGGTGTGTGAGGAGCCCGAAGgaaaattatttgtatttaccATACAGTACAGCACTTCCCTGAGATAATAGTAAATCATTTTCCATCATTTGACATAAAAAAGACAGGACAGGGTGAAGGCCAGCTGACTGGTCTCCCTCTGGAGAGGAGATAAAGCTACAGGATGTTGGGTGGAGTAGTTGAGTGGATCAAAGACCCGAGATGATTTTCTGGGGGCATCATCTACCTGCAAACACCAGAAAACTGTAAAAGCATTGCTAATGACCCATGAAATGTTAGgcctattttcattttaaaaagcaaacgCACACCTGTTTCCTGGTTTCCCGGCAACCGAATCCTTGATTTGATTAAATAGCTCTCCTtgtattaaaagaaaataaatgcattgGGACTTTTACTTAATTATTTGAACATGTTTAACAATTCTCTTTATTTAAGGTATTGTGTTATTACAGTTTATAGCTTTTTCTGCAATAACTATatctttaatatatatatatatatatatattaatatactacataactattgttaaaactattgtttaatatttaaaagcTAACGTAACCGATTTCTTTCCTGAACCCTTGCTGAAGAATCGCCACCCTGGCAGCAGGAAGTACAACGTAGCAAACCGGAAGTGGTGAAGCAggaagacatttttaaatgaccaCCACGAACAACAATCAAACCATGAACTAAATGTATGTTAAAACGGATTCCTGTCCAGAATCCCCGTTGCGCGTATTAGAGGTAGTTAAATGTTTCAGAAAATCTCTGAGTTTGCGCTGTGTTTGTATCGCTACGATTTATTTATTGTTCGCTGCTGTTTATATTTCGCTTATTGCTGTTAAAGTAATCATGTTTCCATTTGTCATAACTTGCAACCACCGATGTTTAGCACGGTGGTAAGAGTTTACGTTTATAGTTTTATACCGGTTATACTTTTTACCGTTGTTTAAGTTAATTTAGTTAAATTTAGATCAGATATAATACACCGTTTTTCTAACAGCGTGAGAGTGTGGTAACTTACGATATCCAATACAaacttgttgttgtttttgcctggaactttttcatttttaaaagcttttcttAATATTGACTTCGGTCTAGTTTTCAGTTAGGTCTGCTCAATATACCGAAATTACAGCAATATTCCAAATGTACCGTTACGTATCATAATATGCATatcccctgatagcacacatacatctgcatttacatcttcaatacattgtttgctcatctgcaatacgtctctgagacgtcaGATGTCATATCTAAatttagaagatgtctgtaagatgtttatgatttagaaagGGTGTAAAACTgctctaagatgtttagcagcagacatcttacagacgcacctgtgctatctgggtcgtaatggtttgcaataactgaaaatgtaaaaaaaggttATACGTTTGGGGTGAATGCAGATACATGGACAAATGTTTTGATACGCCACCttctaatgaacaggtttgactacTTTAGTCATTTCGGTGAGCGCAAATCTCAATGCTACAGTATGTAATGATATTCTAGAATCAGTTTGGGCACGGCCCTTTtctattccaacatgacaatgcccctGTGCACTTTGCTTTGTTGATGATTGATTCAGTCTAGTGTTTAAGAACTTGTTTAAGAAGCCCAGAGCTGAACACCTTTGAGTCATCACCCCAAACCCATCAATGACTTACACACAGGGATACAGTCATTTCAGAACAGAAAAAGTCCTTCCAAAACTGTTGCAACAAAGAAGGAAACAAAATGTGGTAATATggtatattattaatatttgctTGATGGGAATTACTGGAATTGATAATACGTCCCAGCATTTGTCTGAATAGTGAAGCAGATAGACTGGTACGTGAAATTTGGtgcccatgtgtgtgtgtgtgcacgtgctgTGACGTGATGATAATCAACTCTCAGAAAGAATGTGCAACgtgtatattgtatttttttgtaaatttaaaGCATTATCATATTGCATGTTCCTATATCGTGCAACCCCATTTCCTATgcatttaagttgtttttattctttttttcaatTCTAGAGAAACGCATGGCTATACAGTAACATGGAAGTTCCTTCCTACCTGTCCAGACTTCTGTCTGAGCTGAACGAGCAGCGTAAGCGGGACTTCTTCTGTGACTGCAGTATCATAGTCGAAGGACGTGTTTTCAAGGCCCACCGTAATATTCTCTTCGCCAGCAGTGGTTATTTTCGTGCCCTTCTGATGCATTATTTGCAGGACAATGTCCAAAGACACAGCACGGCGTCTCTGGACATTGTCACAGCTGAGGCGTTCTCCTCCATCCTGGACTTTCTGTATTCGGGGCGGCTCGACCTGCGAAGCAACAACGTCATTGAAATAATGTCAGCTGCAAGCTACCTCCAGATGACCGACGTGGTGAACTTCTGTAAGGgctacataaaatcatctttGGAGATCTGTAACCGTGAGGGGGAGAGATGCAAGCGTAGAGAGCAGTCGGATGATAGCGCGATCCCAGTCACGAGTGCATCCACTTCTGAAATAGACCAAAGGAGCTCTCAGGTCACAGAGGCCCTCAGCCCTGATGATGCTCCGACGGCTGCTCTCTCCACACCGGCAGCCATTAGCAGCAAAGACTCAGAGAGTGAGAGCTCACAAGGAGGATTTCCTAACCAACCACCTATGAATGCTCCAATAAAGAGTGCTTCAGGCCCAGATTTGATCAACTCATCCACCCCGGGTCTGCTTTTGGGGTTGGTGCACCCAAAAATTGAGTATGACCCTGATGAAGAGGGCGAGTCTTCGCAGGAATCCAAAGACACGGTTCTTTATCGTGGCCCAAATAACGACGGGGAAAGACCAGACGATGGTAGCCCGGCTCCAATCACAGAGCACTCCAATTTATTTGGTACCTGTCCAATGAAGCAGTTCCCAGATGTGGTGTTTCGAGGTGGAGCCAGTCACAACCGTGATGAGAACTTTTCACAGAGTATGGGGTATTCTGGAGGATTCGGTCGTGTGAATGACGTGCTTGGTGCCGGGGGTCCCTGTGGTATGGAGATTCAGAATGACTGGTATGGGGATGACCCAGGTGAGAGCTCTTACTGTAAATCATATTGCAACAATAATTTGTCTTTTTGCTGTACATCAGCGAGTATGTTTTGTAATGCATCTATGTTTTCACACAGGGAGGCTGCACAAATGTCCATTCTGCCCATACACGGCCAAACAGAAGGGCATTTTAAAGAGGCACATCCGATGCCACACAGGAGAAAGACCGTATCCTTGTGAGGTCTGCGGCAAGCGATTTACACGACAGGAACATCTGCGCACTCATGCTATATCTGTAAGTCTAAATAAACCCCTTGAAGAAATCTAGATGTCTATGTAGAGTTTTCCAAGTTTTGCTTTTGAGaagtattttatataggcctagtTTTTTAATGCATTAAGAATTTACCTAATTTGACATAAAAAATGGTCAGAATAAGGCACGCAtaattgcatggaaaatgtaaTATCATAAATACACCATTTCACCAGCTCCAAACCAGTTTTGAATTAATATAATTCTACAGTGATGACATGAGATTACCTTATGAGATTCAATAAATTATGAAAGTCATTTTCTTCAAAGCTTGACAATAATCAAATTTCCTCTACATATGAAACACCATAAAAAGACTAGCGGCGAAAATCTTTAtaggatttttttctttaatgtctTAAACTCTGTTTATCTCTGGTATGTACAATTTTTTTAGCAATGATTTGATGTTTGGGGTTATATTGACCccacaaatgttttaatacaCACTAAATTACTCAAatttaaactattatttgctgTTTTACTCACAGTTTACctacataattaaaatattaggACAAAACAATTTTACATGTACATTAATTTGATTGCGGAGTTCTCTGAATTGAGTTCCTGCAGAAACCACGCTGTTGATTCTAATAGATGCTTCAAATTCTTAtaaaaaagatgaaataaaacaaacctcaCACCATTCAAGCTGTAGCTCCAGAGGGCATGGGAGAAGAATGCATGAAAATAACTGAAAACctaattattattttcatatgTTTATGTCATtatcatataaatgtattttcttgcTGACAATATTCAATACTCAAggtttaaaaatacaatcagAGGATGTCAAAGTTGCTTTGGGTTTTTTTATTTGACGCCAAACATCACAGGAGGGTTAAAGGGATCAAATgcatcaaaactttatttcaagggcttaaatatatacatgcacaGCCAAGTTTCAACATATTAATAATTCTGACATTAATCATACCAAATGAAATCACAAGattgattttgatttgtttttttagtcTATTGACAGTCCCTAGATTGATGTAATATGcgagtattttttatttcaatgcgTATGAATAtcgtttgatttgtttttttatgaacaGGTCCATCGCTCCACTTGGCCCATTGTGTGTAAAGGCTGTCGGCGTGTGTTCTCAGGCATCGTGTCCCAGGGAATGAAGCGATTTGGACTTTGCGATGGCTGTACCTTTGTTACTACAACAAATGAGGATCCCTCCTCTATGAACCTCAGTATCCAAAATGAGGCTGTTGAGAGGTGCACtagagattctgattggtccgTGTTCATTGTGGAAGGAGATGAAGCTGAGCCTAGTGCTATTACTTCTATACAGGAAGAGGACGATAAGCAGAATGTTGCCAGACAGCTTGCAGACAATGGCACTCTGTTGTAGATTAATTTGCATTTCTGTGGTAGCATTTCTCCACACACAACTATAGCTATTTTGGGGGGGTTAGAAAGGAAGGAAATCAGTTCAAGGACCATTTTTATGGTCGTGCCATCTTTTTTACATCTGTTGTGAGAATGAAGTCTGTGCCAGAAATATTGTTTTGTCGAACTTAATAATGAAGCATAGTTTTGTACACTTAAAcacagttatttaatttattattggGTTGTTTTACCAGTGTATAACCTTTGCTATTTGCCCAAAAATCAAAGTCATTGTTTATTGCTCATTTGTCTTTATTTGAGACgtatatttattttgaaatataaggaaacaaaactattaaaaacGAATGCATACAACTCTTGCAGTTCATTCGTTGTGTATTTTTAGTGGCATTAAATAGGCAACATTTTACAACTGTTGTCGATTCCCTACAACAACACCTACTAGTTATATGCGAATGATTGAAGTCTCGCGAGAGTGGTGCGAAAGCTCAGCGTTCGAATCTCTCTCGCGATATTTCGATGTCACACGCCAGTTAGACTGCGCAGCGCTGCGATAAACAGCAGTTTTGCATCGAAACCACGTATTGTGGTCACATGTTTGATGTCATATGATCTACCGGGAACTACAAACTTGTTTTTATTACAGCGTTATGTTCACCAAAAAGTTAAGTAAGCCGAAGTCTGTCTCTTACGCAAAGTTCAGCGTGCTCTCATATCAGTACTGACAGGCGCTCGCACTTACTCTTAGACGACCGCAGTGAATGCGGACATACACAAAGGGAACACCAGACTCCGAAATGATTCAGTCGCTGGCTCTTTGTGCGGTCTTATGCACACAATTAATCGGCGCTAAATACACCCCGGATTGGGCTAGTTTGGACTCCAGACCTCTGCCTGAATGGTACGACGAGGCGAAGTTCGGCATCTTCATTCACTGGGGAGTGTTTTCCGTACCTGCCTTCGGGAGCGAGTGGTTCTGGTGGTACTGGAGAGGCGCACTTAACCCCAGTTATATAGAATACATGATCAAGAACTATCCACCTGGATTCACCTATGAGGATTTTGCCCCCGATTTCCACGCGGAGTTTTTTGAGCCCGATCAGTGGGCTGCGATTTTAGAGGCTTCGGGAGCcaagtgtgttttatttacactGTATGTTTGCAATGCTCGTGTCGTAGGCTATATATCTATCGGTTCTTTTTTCTTGCAGGTATGTGGTCCTCACCACGAAACACCACGAAGGATTCACGAACTGGGGCTCCCCGAATTCCTGGAACTGGAACTCTGTGGATGTTGGACCGCACAGGGATCTCGTTGGAGATTTGGGCGTTGCGATAAGGAAGAAGTACGTTGGTTTTGTATGTAAATGATGTCTGTTTTGCATCTGTGTTGGTTGCCTTTGTTGATTTAACATGCGTTTCTTTTACGTGTTTTTGAATGTTAGGTCTCTACATTATGGACTGTACAACTCTCTGTATGAGTGGTTTCATCCCCTCTACCTGAGTGACAAGAAGTCTGGTTTTAAGACCCAGGTGTATGTTGAAAACAAACTTATGCCAGAACTCCACAATCTTGTCACGAGGTAAATTATACTGGTCACGTGATACTTGtactaaaatgaacaaaagctttacttttttttaaataaaaccatagtAACTGCAGATATACTCACTTCAATAAGTGCTGTTTAACCATAATATTTGACAAACAAATAAAGTAATACCAATAACAATCAATCtgcaaaaacatggttactgcactaaaataaaaacatggtttattttttg is part of the Triplophysa rosa linkage group LG16, Trosa_1v2, whole genome shotgun sequence genome and harbors:
- the zbtb8b gene encoding zinc finger and BTB domain-containing protein 8B isoform X2, with protein sequence MEVPSYLSRLLSELNEQRKRDFFCDCSIIVEGRVFKAHRNILFASSGYFRALLMHYLQDNVQRHSTASLDIVTAEAFSSILDFLYSGRLDLRSNNVIEIMSAASYLQMTDVVNFCKGYIKSSLEICNREGERCKRREQSDDSAIPVTSASTSEIDQRSSQVTEALSPDDAPTAALSTPAAISSKDSESESSQGGFPNQPPMNAPIKSASGPDLINSSTPGLLLGLVHPKIEYDPDEEGESSQESKDTVLYRGPNNDGERPDDGSPAPITEHSNLFGTCPMKQFPDVVFRGGASHNRDENFSQSMGYSGGFGRVNDVLGAGGPCGMEIQNDWYGDDPGRLHKCPFCPYTAKQKGILKRHIRCHTGERPYPCEVCGKRFTRQEHLRTHAISVHRSTWPIVCKGCRRVFSGIVSQGMKRFGLCDGCTFVTTTNEDPSSMNLSIQNEAVERCTRDSDWSVFIVEGDEAEPSAITSIQEEDDKQNVARQLADNGTLL
- the zbtb8b gene encoding zinc finger and BTB domain-containing protein 8B isoform X1, whose translation is MYVKTDSCPESPLRVLERNAWLYSNMEVPSYLSRLLSELNEQRKRDFFCDCSIIVEGRVFKAHRNILFASSGYFRALLMHYLQDNVQRHSTASLDIVTAEAFSSILDFLYSGRLDLRSNNVIEIMSAASYLQMTDVVNFCKGYIKSSLEICNREGERCKRREQSDDSAIPVTSASTSEIDQRSSQVTEALSPDDAPTAALSTPAAISSKDSESESSQGGFPNQPPMNAPIKSASGPDLINSSTPGLLLGLVHPKIEYDPDEEGESSQESKDTVLYRGPNNDGERPDDGSPAPITEHSNLFGTCPMKQFPDVVFRGGASHNRDENFSQSMGYSGGFGRVNDVLGAGGPCGMEIQNDWYGDDPGRLHKCPFCPYTAKQKGILKRHIRCHTGERPYPCEVCGKRFTRQEHLRTHAISVHRSTWPIVCKGCRRVFSGIVSQGMKRFGLCDGCTFVTTTNEDPSSMNLSIQNEAVERCTRDSDWSVFIVEGDEAEPSAITSIQEEDDKQNVARQLADNGTLL